The Pyrenophora tritici-repentis strain M4 chromosome 10, whole genome shotgun sequence genome contains a region encoding:
- a CDS encoding tRNA exportin: MESQVENAIEIAANPTSSQELRGQAIEYLNQLRAEGSAWQAALTLFTRDPHATDFVRHTSLDLVNNAIQEHRLDEQSLGYIKDTLMSHIRQSYMPGSGAADTSHIQNKLMQTVTYLFVALYPSSWQSFFDDFRALAGDQATIGSVNMATTFLYLRMLVQVHDEIADQLVARPEDEKKRNTELKDLIRQRDAQKIALSWQEILAKWRETDLGLVEMCLRTIGRWVSWTDINLIVNQAMITTFLEMAGQQGIGDPESAAGKVRDAAIDTFSEIVGKKMSPSDKIGLITFLNLSEVVGQLITSPALAEFHSPNYDNDLAETVAKLVNNIVFDIVKILENESVEEHIRQRADDLIRIFTPYLLRFFADQYDEVCSTVIPSLTDLLTFLRKLQKKSGSIPPQYAAVLPPVLDAIIAKMKYDETATWGEEGDQTDEAEFLDLRRRLHVLQQTVTAIDEPYYIETLSRVVNGTFGRFAQGDQTLNWRDLELALYEMFLFGELAIRNQGLYAKREPSSAAAQQLVAMMNSMIDSGLANNPHPAIQLQYMEICVRYYQFFEQNPNLIPKVLENFVNLTHSNHVKVRSRSWYLFQRLVKHLRAQLGNVSYDIIQAVGDLLTIKAELPDTSEDEMSSDEEDQSADAIFNSQLFLFEAVGCIASSSTVSIENKKLYAQTIMSPLFTDMEQTLPQARNGDERAILQIHHIIMALGTLARGYSDWVPSNNNSAVPHSEVADEFVKASEAILVAVDSLNSSGSIRHAARFAFSRMIAVLGSRLLQQLPSWIEGLLSLSSSMDEISTFLKVLGQVIFTFKSEIAGILDTVMSPVLQRIFTALAVIPSGTDDEIQLAELRREYLNFIVVVLNHGLGSVLVSNANQSSFEPVIASIETFARDTHDYPTARLAIFVLIRMISVWGGPDKVGPGANNAPTSNEATQPPLPGFENYVVERFSPLAWSIPASAGFNSKDAQAKQVLYEAANLQHEIIKKVGESYIERLKTDLGGMGVGDDGVEQYLRTLAGSFEGPKKEKEWRNFYTQFVDRMLASRA; this comes from the exons ATGGAGAGCCAG GTCGAAAATGCCATCGAAATCGCGGCGAACCCGACTTCGAGCCAGGAACTGCGCGGCCAGGCCATAGAATACTTGAACCAGCTCCGAGCAGAAGGCTCTGCATGGCAAGCCGCCCTCACCCTCTTCACACGCGATCCTCATGCTACCGACTTCGTCCGTCATACCTCACTCGATCTCGTCAACAATGCCATCCAGGAACATCGGCTGGATGAGCAGAGCCTTGGGTATATCAAGGACACGCTCATGAGCCATATCCGCCAGTCTTACATGCCCGGCAGCGGAGCCGCAGATACCAGTCACATCCAGAACAAGCTGATGCAGACTGTCACTTATCTCTTTGTAGCATTATATCCTTCTTCATGGCAGTCCTTCTTCGACGATTTCCGCGCCCTGGCTGGCGATCAAGCCACCATCGGCAGTGTCAACATGGCTACGACATTCCTATACCTTCGCATGCTCGTTCAAGTCCACGACGAGATTGCCGATCAGTTGGTAGCGCGGCCAGAGGACGAGAAGAAGCGGAACACAGAGTTGAAGGATCTCATCCGACAGCGAGACGCGCAGAAGATCGCATTATCCTGGCAGGAGATTCTCGCAAAGTGGCGGGAGACAGACCTGGGGCTCGTGGAAATGTGTCTGAGGACCATCGGACGCTGGGTTAGCTGGACAGATATCAACTTGATTGTGAACCAAGCCATGATCACCACCTTCCTAGAAATGGCGGGCCAACAAGGAATCGGTGACCCTGAGAGCGCTGCTGGAAAGGTGCGCGATGCAGCCATCGATACCTTTTCGGAAATTGTGGGCAAGAAGATGAGTCCGTCGGACAAGATTGGGCTCATCACCTTCCTCAATCTCTCGGAAGTCGTTGGCCAACTGATTACCAGCCCGGCTTTGGCTGAGTTCCACAGTCCAAACTACGACAATGATCTCGCAGAGACAGTTGCGAAGCTTGTTAACAACATCGTCTTCGACATTGTGAAGATTCTGGAAAACGAGTCCGTCGAAGAACACATCCGGCAACGTGCAGACGACCTCATCCGCATTTTCACTCCGTACCTCCTGCGGTTCTTCGCCGATCAATACGACGAGGTCTGCTCTACCGTCATTCCGTCGCTTACTGACCTCCTCACGTTTCTCCGTAAACTCCAGAAGAAGTCAGGATCGATACCTCCCCAGTACGCCGCTGTATTACCGCCTGTCTTGGATGCCATCATCGCAAAGATGAAATATGACGAAACAGCCACGTGGGGCGAAGAAGGCGACCAAACGGATGAAGCAGAGTTCCTTGATCTACGTAGGCGTCTCCATGTCCTGCAACAAACAGTTACCGCCATCGACGAACCCTACTACATAGAGACACTTAGCCGCGTGGTCAACGGAACTTTTGGACGCTTCGCACAAGGCGACCAGACGCTAAATTGGCGCGACCTCGAACTGGCTCTGTATGAAATGTTCTTGTTCGGAGAACTAGCTATCCGGAACCAAGGACTATACGCAAAGCGCGAGCCATCGTCTGCAGCTGCTCAGCAGCTTGTTGCCATGATGAATAGCATGATCGATTCCGGCCTTGCAAATAACCCACATCCAGCTATCCAGCTGCAGTACATGGAGATTTGTGTTCGATATTACCAGTTCTTCGAGCAGAACCCCAATCTCATCCCCAAAGTTCTGGAGAACTTTGTCAACCTTACCCACAGTAATCACGTCAAAGTCCGCTCAAGATCCTGGTACCTCTTCCAACGACTTGTGAAGCACTTGCGAGCACAACTAGGCAACGTCTCCTATGACATCATTCAGGCGGTTGGGGATTTGCTTACTATCAAGGCTGAATTGCCTGATACATCAGAGGACGAGATGTCTTCTGACGAAGAAGATCAATCTGCAGATGCAATCTTCAACTCGCAGCTATTTCTCTTCGAGGCAGTTGGCTGCATTGCCTCGTCTAGTACAGTCTCGAtagagaacaagaagctCTACGCACAGACGATCATGAGTCCGCTATTCACAGATATGGAGCAGACCTTACCCCAAGCGCGGAACGGCGATGAGCGGGCTATACTTCAGATCCATCACATCATCATGGCTTTGGGTACCCTAGCTCGCGGCTATTCTGACTGGGTTCCTTCAAACAACAATAGTGCTGTACCACACAGTGAGGTGGCTGATGAATTTGTCAAAGCTTCCGAAGCCATTCTCGTCGCTGTTGATTCCCTCAACTCCTCTGGCTCAATTCGTCACGCAGCACGATTTGCTTTCTCGCGTATGATTGCTGTCCTGGGCTCGCGCCTACTACAACAACTACCCTCGTGGATTGAGGGATTACTGTCACTCAGCTCATCTATGGACGAGATCAGTACATTCCTCAAGGTCCTTGGTCAGGTCATATTCACCTTTAAGTCGGAAATCGCTGGCATCTTGGACACCGTTATGAGTCCGGTCTTGCAGCGAATCTTCACGGCATTAGCAGTCATTCCTTCGGGCACAGACGATGAGATTCAGCTTGCTGAACTCCGCCGGGAGTATCTAAACTTCATTGTTGTTGTTCTGAACCATGGTCTAGGGTCTGTGCTTGTCAGTAATG CCAACCAATCCAGTTTTGAACCTGTCATCGCTTCGATTGAGACATTTGCTCGCGATACACATGATTACCCCACCGCACGACTCGCCATCTTCGTGCTCATTCGCATGATCTCGGTTTGGGGAGGACCCGACAAGGTTGGACCAGGTGCAAACAATGCACCCACGTCTAATGAAGCAACACAGCCACCCCTGCCCGGCTTCGAAAACTACGTGGTAGAAAGATTTTCTCCCTTGGCCTGGTCCATCCCGGCATCGGCTGGTTTTAACTCCAAAGACGCCCAGGCAAAACAAGTCTTGTATGAGGCTGCCAACCTACAGCATGAGATTATCAAGAAAGTCGGTGAATCTTACATTGAACGTCTCAAAACTGATCTCGGCGGTATGGGAGTTGGTGACGATGGTGTGGAACAGTACTTGCGCACTCTTGCTGGCTCATTCGAAGGGCcaaagaaggagaaggaaTGGCGTAACTTTTACACCCAGTTTGTGGATCGCATGCTTGCATCTAGGGCTTAG